The following coding sequences lie in one Lolium perenne isolate Kyuss_39 chromosome 2, Kyuss_2.0, whole genome shotgun sequence genomic window:
- the LOC127337243 gene encoding cysteine proteinase inhibitor 8-like has protein sequence MRACTFLVLVAAMIYAISTPATGCGESYGTKSIEGGWEPIPNINDQHIQDLGSWAVLEFLKHANCVLKFNKVVSGKEQVVSGMNYELIVDASDASGKLGTYKAEVYEQERTKTRKLVSFSKAN, from the coding sequence ATGAGGGCATGCACCTTCCTTGTCCTTGTTGCCGCGATGATCTACGCCATCTCTACACCCGCCACGGGCTGCGGTGAGTCATATGGGACGAAATCGATAGAAGGTGGATGGGAACCTATCCCGAACATCAACGACCAACATATTCAGGATCTCGGTAGCTGGGCAGTTTTGGAGTTCCTCAAGCACGCGAACTGCGTGCTCAAGTTCAACAAGGTGGTGAGCGGCAAGGAGCAGGTCGTGTCCGGCATGAACTATGAGCTTATCGTCGACGCGTCGGACGCCAGTGGAAAACTTGGCACGTACAAGGCCGAGGTGTACGAGCAGGAGCGTACCAAGACACGCAAGCTCGTATCCTTCAGCAAGGCCAACTAG
- the LOC139835922 gene encoding uncharacterized protein: MPVAEAPPGVGLHDARIYDMMRTKQKPNPALPQPQYYGNAKAAKEDYCDMVKSRHPEVDDPLTIPVDEESLVLSGHGRPHGRFPWMNKAVKPTHSTSYTRLKHTLTADSPQPRPRPARPPAYDPDFEAAFEACNEAYQQAAAQWNRQNTAYMTYISEMMISMSTGTPPPARVTVAGDMPIMPSRAAFAATYYGSTPEGTGWSGNQASPGGREVTPVHEGGRSPGRSAGVSPSTTPGTTPGASPSTSPGRATGPSPGGSSAASTGAKPRAARFANDVGGHTRPGPSSANIPEQLT, encoded by the exons ATGCCGGTGGCCGAGGCCCCACCTGGGGTGGGGCTTCATGATGCCCggatatatgacatgatgcggacgaagcagaagcccaatcccgcattgcctcagccacagtactacggcaatgccaaggccgccaaggaggactactgcgacatggtcaagtctcgtcaccccgaggtggatgaccccttgaccattccggtcgacgaggagtcgttggtcctgtcggggcacgggcgtccgcatggccgtttcccttggatgaataaggcggtcaagcctacccactccacgagctacacgcgcctcaagcataccctcaccgccgacagcccccagcctcgtccacggcctgctcgtccacccgcctacgat cctgacttcgaggcggccttcgaagcctgcaatgaagcgtatcagcaggccgctgcccagtggaataGGCAGAATACGGCCTATATGACGTATATATCA gaaatgatgatctctatgtctactggtacaccgccaccggctcgagttaccgtggcgggggacatgcctatcatgccatcgagggcagctttcgctgcgacttactacggatccacaccggag ggaacgggatggtccgggaaccaggcatcgccgggtgggcgcgaggtcacaccggttcatgaaggtggtcggtctcctgggcgttctgctggtgtctctccgtcgactactcctgggactactcccggtgcctctccgtcgacttctcctgggcgtgctaccggtccttctccaggtggttcttctgcagcttctaccggagcgaaaccccgggctgctcgtttcgccaacgatgtgggcggacacacccggccgggtccttcctccgcta ATATACCAGAACAACTAACATGA